Proteins from a single region of Nitrososphaerota archaeon:
- a CDS encoding CTP-dependent riboflavin kinase, producing the protein MKRRGKSGAERLTTLLHLVKLGAVGSFAMVPTRRLGDSIGLSQQAASLRLADLETAGLVERARRGRGAAVRLTESGLDAVETFLAEAGANLGRGKAQLEFRGAVFSGLKEGAYYVSLEGYAPGFSSALGFVPFPGTLNLRLTSQAMVEQRRRLDLMRGVEIPGFADGRRSYGPVKCFRARVGGRRPAGVLVIERTHYDSSVLEVVSPVGLRRSLGLKDGDECSVTVYLGEGWVRRR; encoded by the coding sequence ATGAAAAGGCGCGGGAAGTCGGGGGCGGAGCGCCTCACCACCCTCCTTCACCTGGTCAAGCTCGGGGCGGTAGGGTCCTTCGCCATGGTGCCCACGCGGAGGCTGGGGGACTCGATTGGGCTCAGCCAGCAGGCCGCCTCCCTCAGGCTTGCCGACCTCGAAACTGCGGGGCTGGTCGAAAGGGCTCGCCGCGGGCGCGGGGCAGCCGTAAGACTGACCGAGTCGGGGCTGGACGCGGTAGAGACCTTCTTGGCCGAAGCCGGAGCCAACCTCGGCCGGGGGAAAGCTCAGCTGGAGTTCAGGGGGGCCGTCTTCAGCGGTCTGAAGGAAGGCGCCTACTACGTCTCGCTCGAGGGCTACGCCCCAGGGTTCTCCAGTGCCCTCGGGTTCGTCCCCTTCCCCGGGACTCTGAACCTCCGCCTGACCAGCCAGGCGATGGTGGAACAGCGCCGACGTCTGGACCTCATGAGGGGGGTGGAGATACCAGGCTTCGCCGACGGCAGGAGGTCTTATGGTCCGGTCAAGTGCTTCAGGGCGAGGGTCGGCGGGAGGCGGCCGGCCGGAGTCCTCGTGATCGAGAGGACCCACTATGACAGCTCTGTCCTCGAGGTGGTCTCCCCGGTCGGCCTGAGGAGGTCGCTGGGGCTGAAGGACGGCGACGAGTGCTCTGTCACCGTCTATCTCGGCGAAGGCTGGGTGCGTCGACGGTGA
- a CDS encoding CTP-dependent riboflavin kinase — MRVVATGRVFSGMGKGKYYVGHPEYQRRFAERLGYAPYPGTLNLKLEEPGTIERLRDLRSGDGVKVDGFNLGGESFSSLTCYDGELMGEKITLLFIDVTYYNETVAELISPAFLRGKLGLADGDVVSFTVDAPSLRRDRR, encoded by the coding sequence ATGCGCGTCGTAGCGACCGGGAGGGTCTTCAGCGGGATGGGGAAGGGGAAGTACTACGTGGGGCACCCAGAGTACCAGAGGAGGTTCGCCGAGCGCCTCGGATACGCCCCCTACCCTGGGACCCTGAACCTGAAGCTGGAAGAGCCTGGGACCATCGAAAGGCTCAGGGATCTGCGGTCGGGGGACGGGGTCAAAGTAGACGGGTTCAACCTCGGGGGGGAGTCTTTCAGCTCCCTGACGTGCTACGACGGGGAGCTGATGGGGGAGAAGATCACGCTGCTCTTCATAGACGTGACCTACTATAACGAGACGGTCGCAGAGCTGATCTCGCCCGCGTTCCTCAGAGGGAAGCTGGGCCTGGCCGACGGGGACGTCGTGTCGTTCACCGTCGACGCACCCAGCCTTCGCCGAGATAGACGGTGA
- the idi gene encoding isopentenyl-diphosphate Delta-isomerase gives MADKEILILVDDEDNELGTDTRENCHAGNGRRHRAYTAFLFHNGKMLLQQRSGKKLLWPGAWDVSYTSHVFPGESYQQAASRRAQQELKATVGPLTDVHSFVYFAPQGANAENEFCRVLIGDFDGKVTPNPEEMAAVKWATVPEVSADLKAHPGSYTPWFKLSFEGFLKSPAARRYV, from the coding sequence ATGGCCGACAAGGAGATACTCATACTTGTGGACGACGAAGACAACGAGCTCGGCACCGACACCAGGGAGAACTGCCACGCCGGGAATGGGAGGCGCCACAGAGCCTACACTGCCTTCCTCTTCCACAACGGCAAGATGCTCCTTCAGCAGAGGAGCGGGAAGAAGCTGCTCTGGCCCGGGGCCTGGGACGTCTCTTACACGAGCCACGTCTTTCCGGGGGAGAGCTACCAGCAGGCCGCGTCCCGTCGGGCGCAGCAGGAGCTGAAAGCCACGGTGGGGCCGCTGACCGACGTGCACTCGTTCGTGTACTTCGCACCGCAGGGGGCGAACGCGGAAAACGAGTTCTGCCGGGTCCTCATCGGTGACTTCGACGGGAAGGTCACGCCTAATCCGGAGGAGATGGCCGCAGTCAAGTGGGCCACGGTCCCGGAGGTCTCGGCCGACCTCAAGGCGCACCCAGGCTCCTACACCCCGTGGTTCAAGCTGTCTTTCGAGGGGTTCCTGAAGAGCCCGGCGGCTCGCAGGTACGTCTAG
- a CDS encoding DHH family phosphoesterase, which produces MTLDAGPKGFPFAEIGTLHRAAVVCHRNADADSYLSAFAIARLIESLAPGCEVVIGTPGGMTTLTQKLSVRFKHAAAVKGDGDFDLYVAVDVGDEELLGDWKGKMASSAGVRVLVDHHPARATRLYDRAVVNEAATSAAEVVFGIYEGAGAKPDAESAQALLEALLFDSSHLAIASPSGLRVAVKLMDMGADLALARKELRSEPDYGEVLAKLKGAQRLSINKAGEWVVASSHIGSFQAHVARALVYLGADLAVVGGESDGETRVSLRSTQRFLDRTGVNLGTKVAEEMASRLGGHGGGHPTAASFSTKTEEDETVEATMKRVGELLGEVRKLD; this is translated from the coding sequence TTGACTCTTGACGCGGGGCCGAAAGGGTTCCCGTTCGCCGAAATCGGAACGCTCCACAGGGCGGCAGTCGTCTGCCACAGGAACGCCGACGCCGACTCCTATCTCTCGGCTTTCGCCATCGCCCGCCTGATAGAGTCCCTCGCCCCCGGGTGCGAAGTCGTCATCGGGACTCCTGGGGGGATGACCACCCTCACCCAGAAGCTGAGCGTCAGGTTCAAGCACGCCGCGGCGGTGAAGGGGGATGGCGACTTCGACCTCTATGTGGCCGTGGACGTGGGTGACGAGGAACTCCTGGGCGACTGGAAGGGGAAGATGGCGTCGAGCGCAGGGGTCAGGGTGCTGGTGGACCACCACCCCGCCCGAGCGACCAGGCTCTATGACAGGGCCGTGGTCAACGAGGCTGCGACCTCGGCGGCCGAGGTGGTCTTCGGGATATACGAGGGGGCCGGCGCGAAGCCTGACGCGGAGTCGGCGCAGGCCCTGCTGGAGGCGCTCCTCTTCGACTCGTCTCACCTGGCCATCGCCAGCCCCTCGGGGCTCAGGGTCGCAGTGAAGCTCATGGACATGGGGGCGGATCTGGCCCTGGCAAGGAAGGAGCTTCGCTCTGAGCCTGATTACGGGGAGGTCCTAGCGAAGCTGAAGGGGGCCCAGAGGCTCTCCATCAACAAGGCCGGGGAGTGGGTGGTGGCGTCCAGCCACATCGGGTCTTTTCAGGCGCACGTCGCCAGGGCTCTCGTATACCTCGGCGCCGATCTGGCGGTGGTGGGAGGCGAATCAGACGGTGAGACCCGGGTGAGCCTCAGGTCGACGCAGAGGTTCCTCGACCGGACGGGGGTGAACCTCGGGACGAAGGTGGCCGAGGAGATGGCGTCCAGGCTCGGAGGGCACGGCGGGGGGCACCCTACGGCGGCATCCTTCTCCACGAAGACGGAGGAGGACGAGACCGTGGAGGCGACGATGAAGAGGGTCGGGGAGCTCCTGGGCGAAGTCAGGAAGCTGGACTAG
- a CDS encoding prefoldin subunit beta — MSQPELPPLLREQLARYDQTQQNLQAVLAQKQQVEMELSETEKALEELGKASDSEAVYKFAGNLLVKVKKGDVLKELNEKKELASTRKMVLAKQESRFRETLKDLQGKIDDAVKTRPPPAQPPGDA; from the coding sequence TTGAGCCAGCCTGAGCTTCCGCCCCTCCTCAGGGAGCAGCTAGCGCGATATGACCAGACCCAGCAGAACCTGCAGGCGGTGCTTGCCCAGAAGCAGCAGGTCGAGATGGAACTGAGCGAGACCGAGAAGGCCCTGGAGGAACTGGGGAAGGCGTCAGACTCAGAGGCGGTATACAAGTTCGCAGGAAACCTGCTGGTCAAGGTGAAGAAGGGGGACGTGCTGAAGGAACTCAACGAGAAGAAGGAGCTGGCAAGCACTAGGAAGATGGTGCTCGCGAAGCAGGAGTCGAGGTTCAGAGAGACCCTGAAGGACCTGCAGGGGAAGATCGACGACGCCGTGAAGACGAGGCCCCCGCCGGCGCAGCCCCCCGGCGACGCCTGA
- a CDS encoding transposase, which yields MPKAKEAVRGLGAKYGGTLRKRYARVFRTLKQARECPACSSMKLARTSSGIWKCKSCGYTVAGGAYELAQAKAR from the coding sequence GTGCCGAAGGCGAAGGAGGCCGTCAGAGGTCTCGGCGCAAAGTACGGGGGAACCCTCAGGAAGAGGTACGCCAGGGTCTTCAGGACGCTCAAGCAGGCAAGGGAATGTCCCGCCTGTTCCAGCATGAAGCTGGCGAGGACATCCTCAGGGATATGGAAGTGCAAGTCGTGCGGTTACACCGTAGCGGGCGGCGCCTATGAACTCGCCCAAGCGAAAGCAAGGTAG
- a CDS encoding exosome complex protein Rrp42, which yields MKNYVVETIRKAQMVQLLAAGKRLDERALDQPRELKVETGVIPKANGSARVTLGNTEVIAGVKVATGIPFPDTPDKGILMVNGEILPMSSPYAEAGPPSPEAIELARVVDRGVRESKMIALEDLSLIPGKTVISVFCDFNVMNVDGNLFDAVSYAVVAALKTAKMKKLKVKDDKVEATEEVVPVPVKKTPVSVTFARIGERMVVDPSAEEEASMDMRITITTEDGGNVCATQKGEASTITPAQVLEAADIAIRVGRDVRARILEATK from the coding sequence ATGAAGAACTACGTAGTCGAAACGATACGGAAGGCCCAGATGGTTCAGCTGCTGGCTGCGGGGAAGCGGCTGGACGAGAGGGCGCTCGACCAGCCGAGGGAGCTGAAAGTGGAGACAGGGGTCATCCCGAAGGCCAACGGCTCGGCCAGGGTTACCCTTGGGAACACGGAAGTGATTGCCGGGGTGAAGGTAGCCACGGGGATACCGTTCCCCGACACGCCCGACAAGGGGATCCTCATGGTCAACGGTGAGATACTCCCTATGTCTTCGCCTTACGCGGAGGCGGGCCCACCGAGCCCAGAGGCGATAGAGCTCGCGAGGGTGGTGGACAGGGGGGTGCGCGAGTCCAAGATGATAGCCTTGGAGGACCTCAGCCTGATCCCCGGAAAGACCGTCATCTCAGTCTTCTGCGACTTCAACGTCATGAACGTCGACGGGAACCTGTTCGACGCGGTGAGCTACGCCGTGGTAGCCGCCCTGAAGACGGCGAAGATGAAGAAGCTCAAGGTCAAGGACGACAAGGTGGAGGCCACGGAGGAGGTTGTCCCAGTCCCCGTCAAGAAGACCCCGGTGTCAGTCACCTTCGCCAGGATAGGCGAGAGGATGGTGGTCGACCCGAGCGCCGAGGAGGAGGCGTCCATGGACATGAGAATCACCATAACGACCGAAGACGGCGGGAACGTCTGCGCGACCCAGAAGGGCGAGGCGAGCACCATCACCCCCGCACAGGTGCTTGAAGCGGCAGACATCGCCATCAGGGTGGGGAGGGACGTCAGGGCCCGCATCCTAGAGGCGACGAAGTAG
- a CDS encoding exosome complex exonuclease Rrp41, whose protein sequence is MAKGETKLIDEKGNRRDGRKWDQLRPIKLQVGLVKNADGSAYIEWGKNKIMAAVYGPKEVHPKHQVLPDRALLRCRYHMAPFSVDERKNPAPSRREIEISKVMREALEPAVVVEDYPRTAIEVWVEVLQSDGGSRVAGITAASLALADAGINMRDLVVGCSCGMINGQVVADLDDTEDKEGDGDMPVAILPNLGVVSLLQVDGVYSREKFQKAFELAIQKGKEVYGMQREALNARFFGGEAKVTQVEEVAE, encoded by the coding sequence ATGGCAAAGGGTGAAACGAAACTAATCGACGAGAAAGGCAACCGTCGGGATGGCAGGAAGTGGGACCAGCTGAGGCCCATAAAGCTCCAGGTGGGACTGGTGAAGAACGCCGACGGCTCGGCGTACATCGAGTGGGGGAAGAACAAGATAATGGCAGCCGTCTACGGGCCGAAAGAGGTGCATCCGAAGCACCAAGTGCTCCCTGACAGGGCGTTGCTCAGGTGCAGATACCACATGGCCCCCTTCTCCGTCGATGAGAGGAAGAACCCGGCTCCTTCCAGAAGGGAGATCGAGATTTCGAAGGTGATGAGGGAAGCGCTGGAGCCCGCTGTTGTTGTGGAGGACTACCCTCGGACGGCGATAGAGGTGTGGGTCGAGGTGCTCCAGTCTGACGGAGGGTCGAGGGTGGCGGGGATAACCGCAGCCTCGCTAGCCTTGGCGGACGCTGGGATCAACATGAGGGACCTGGTCGTCGGGTGCTCCTGCGGCATGATCAACGGCCAAGTGGTGGCTGACCTGGACGACACCGAAGACAAGGAAGGGGACGGCGACATGCCGGTCGCGATACTCCCCAACCTGGGGGTGGTGTCTCTGCTGCAGGTGGACGGGGTCTACTCGCGGGAGAAGTTCCAGAAGGCGTTCGAGCTGGCCATCCAGAAAGGGAAAGAAGTGTACGGGATGCAGCGGGAGGCACTCAACGCGAGGTTCTTTGGGGGCGAGGCGAAGGTGACCCAGGTAGAAGAGGTAGCCGAGTAG
- a CDS encoding S1 RNA-binding domain-containing protein has product MIERRQVIPGDVIAKGNYRYGSYIEKRGEEYVALRVGLAEVGRDEVKLNPLTGPYLPRADDEVIGKVVDVNGFGWVVDINSCFDGFLPASFVFGREFSPSTHDLSSKFKVGDMIGTRIESFERSRDPQLSIRGQGYGKIDSGEIVKISPTKVPRLIGKRGAMINLISERTGAEVKVGQNGVVVVSGTPEGITKAVKAIRTVEEEAHAADLTTRVEGVLGGE; this is encoded by the coding sequence ATGATCGAGAGAAGACAGGTAATCCCCGGGGACGTCATAGCCAAGGGGAACTACAGATACGGCAGCTACATCGAGAAGAGGGGCGAGGAGTATGTCGCGCTCCGGGTGGGGCTAGCCGAGGTGGGGAGGGACGAAGTCAAGCTGAACCCTCTCACAGGGCCGTACCTTCCGCGGGCCGACGACGAGGTGATAGGGAAGGTCGTGGACGTCAACGGCTTCGGGTGGGTGGTGGACATCAATTCGTGCTTCGATGGGTTCCTTCCCGCGTCTTTCGTGTTCGGGAGAGAGTTCTCCCCCTCGACGCACGACCTGTCGAGCAAGTTCAAGGTCGGAGACATGATCGGGACCAGGATAGAGTCGTTCGAAAGGTCGAGGGACCCGCAGCTCAGCATCAGGGGGCAGGGATACGGAAAGATAGACTCGGGAGAAATCGTTAAGATATCGCCCACGAAGGTGCCCAGACTAATTGGAAAGAGGGGAGCGATGATCAACCTGATCAGTGAGAGGACCGGGGCCGAGGTCAAGGTCGGCCAGAACGGAGTGGTCGTGGTATCCGGGACCCCGGAGGGGATCACGAAGGCCGTGAAGGCTATCAGGACCGTGGAAGAGGAGGCCCACGCCGCCGACCTTACCACGAGAGTCGAAGGGGTCCTTGGAGGGGAATAG
- a CDS encoding ribosome assembly factor SBDS translates to MSGGFGYGGGNFKPRTHEASKFTTVRLTIAGEHYEILVNPDSALSFKQGRNVEPSAVIVTDEVYSDARKGLRASTEKLKLHFGTDDHAKAVLEVLKRGELNLTQEQRKRLTEEKRKAIIAAISKNFVDPRTLLPHPPTRIDQAMQEARVSVDPFQDPNEQMKAVVEALRTLLPLKSEKVRLQVKVAAQYTGQAIGVLKAYGEIMKEDWLADGTLSAIVEIPAGGQPGLLDRLGSTTKGAAQVTVVK, encoded by the coding sequence ATGAGCGGTGGGTTCGGGTACGGCGGAGGGAACTTCAAGCCGAGGACCCATGAAGCGTCCAAGTTCACAACGGTGAGGCTGACCATCGCGGGAGAGCATTACGAGATTCTAGTGAATCCCGACTCCGCGCTTTCGTTCAAGCAAGGGAGGAATGTCGAGCCCTCTGCCGTGATAGTCACGGACGAAGTCTACTCCGACGCCCGGAAGGGGCTGAGGGCGAGCACAGAGAAGCTGAAACTGCACTTCGGAACCGACGACCACGCCAAGGCGGTCCTGGAGGTGCTGAAGCGCGGGGAGCTAAACCTCACCCAGGAGCAGAGGAAGAGGCTGACGGAGGAGAAGAGGAAGGCCATCATCGCAGCTATCTCCAAGAACTTCGTCGACCCGCGGACCCTTCTCCCGCACCCCCCTACGAGGATCGACCAGGCGATGCAGGAAGCGCGCGTGTCCGTGGACCCGTTCCAGGACCCTAACGAGCAGATGAAAGCGGTGGTGGAAGCCCTGAGGACGTTGCTTCCCCTGAAGTCTGAGAAGGTCCGGCTTCAGGTCAAGGTTGCGGCCCAGTACACGGGGCAGGCCATCGGCGTCCTGAAGGCCTATGGCGAGATAATGAAGGAGGACTGGCTGGCCGATGGGACCCTCTCGGCAATAGTAGAAATACCGGCTGGCGGACAGCCCGGCCTGCTGGACCGGCTGGGCTCGACGACGAAGGGAGCGGCGCAGGTCACAGTGGTGAAATAG
- the psmA gene encoding archaeal proteasome endopeptidase complex subunit alpha yields MFAPSAGYDRAITIFSPDGRLYQVEYALETVRRGNLAVGIQTKEGVVLAVEEKQRKLQNVDSVIKMFQIDDHVGAVGAGYIPDARIQVDSARVLAQSNRLIYDEPVDVEAIAKRIADMNQQYTQYAGVRPFGVSLIIAGVDGEGPVVYLADPTGTYSGFHAIAIGQGSDQVNDYLEKNYSPDLSLEEAVTLAIECIYLVSEDKIGTAHIKAAVVEAGSKKWRRLAEQEIGKSASNAKTKSDKPPAKSS; encoded by the coding sequence ATGTTTGCACCTTCGGCAGGATATGACAGGGCGATCACGATTTTTTCGCCCGATGGCAGGCTGTACCAAGTGGAATATGCCCTCGAGACCGTCAGGAGGGGAAACCTGGCTGTCGGCATCCAGACCAAAGAGGGGGTGGTGCTGGCCGTGGAAGAGAAGCAAAGGAAGCTTCAGAACGTCGACTCCGTCATCAAGATGTTCCAGATCGACGACCACGTCGGGGCCGTCGGGGCTGGTTACATCCCGGATGCGAGGATCCAGGTCGACAGCGCGAGGGTCCTGGCGCAGAGCAACAGGCTGATCTACGACGAGCCTGTGGACGTGGAGGCCATAGCCAAGAGGATCGCCGACATGAACCAGCAGTACACTCAGTATGCAGGCGTCAGGCCATTCGGCGTATCCCTGATCATAGCGGGGGTCGACGGGGAGGGGCCCGTGGTGTATCTGGCTGACCCGACCGGGACCTATTCGGGATTCCATGCCATAGCCATAGGCCAGGGGAGCGACCAGGTGAACGACTACCTGGAGAAGAACTACTCGCCAGACCTGAGCCTGGAAGAAGCCGTCACTCTTGCCATCGAATGCATCTATCTCGTGAGCGAGGACAAGATCGGGACAGCCCACATAAAGGCAGCCGTGGTGGAAGCCGGTTCGAAGAAGTGGAGGCGCCTCGCTGAGCAGGAGATCGGGAAGAGCGCATCCAACGCCAAGACGAAGTCAGACAAGCCCCCGGCCAAGAGCTCCTGA
- a CDS encoding gamma-glutamyl-gamma-aminobutyrate hydrolase family protein (Members of this family of hydrolases with an active site Cys residue belong to MEROPS family C26.) yields MPKVLVVNNYPARERAGTLQSCVEGNGGAVTAVGWGDATAPLFDSFDGVVLSGSPDMMTEGRTESKFSKEREAILESKVPILGICFGHQLVARAFQAEVVKDRKPVQEMVRTTVLAEDPLFAGLPNSLMLLESRHEVVRALPGGFTLLAKSATSAIAAMKSRSRTIYGVQFHPERYSVDHPEGNAVLGNFVGMLK; encoded by the coding sequence ATGCCAAAGGTCCTCGTGGTGAACAACTACCCCGCGCGGGAACGGGCCGGGACGCTGCAGTCATGCGTCGAGGGGAACGGGGGCGCGGTGACCGCGGTCGGGTGGGGGGACGCCACGGCCCCCCTGTTCGACTCGTTCGACGGCGTCGTCCTCAGCGGCTCACCCGACATGATGACCGAGGGGAGGACGGAGTCGAAGTTCTCGAAGGAGAGAGAGGCGATCCTGGAGTCGAAGGTCCCGATACTGGGGATCTGTTTCGGTCACCAGCTGGTGGCCCGCGCTTTCCAGGCCGAAGTGGTGAAGGACAGAAAGCCGGTCCAGGAGATGGTACGGACGACCGTCCTCGCCGAAGATCCACTCTTCGCCGGTCTCCCGAACTCTCTCATGCTGCTAGAGTCGCGCCACGAAGTGGTGAGGGCCCTCCCGGGCGGGTTCACACTGTTGGCGAAGAGCGCGACCAGCGCCATTGCCGCAATGAAGAGCAGGTCCCGCACCATCTATGGAGTCCAGTTCCATCCGGAGCGCTACTCCGTAGACCACCCCGAGGGGAACGCCGTGCTGGGAAACTTCGTGGGCATGCTGAAGTAG
- a CDS encoding Mov34/MPN/PAD-1 family protein, with protein MGALAVEKVVFQKKVVDSLFSYSAMAYPNEGILLLRGKSKKGVVEVTGVVVPPLAAHGAAFSSFNWWMLPVDLSYLGVAHSHPSGNFNPSHEDLLHATGKIMVIMGYPYATVDNLGVYNHKGERIPFEVV; from the coding sequence GTGGGTGCACTGGCCGTAGAGAAGGTCGTCTTCCAAAAGAAGGTGGTCGACAGCCTGTTCAGCTATTCTGCCATGGCCTACCCCAACGAGGGGATACTTCTCCTGAGAGGAAAGTCGAAGAAGGGCGTCGTCGAGGTGACGGGAGTCGTGGTCCCCCCGCTCGCGGCCCATGGAGCCGCGTTCTCCTCTTTCAACTGGTGGATGCTCCCCGTGGACCTTTCGTACCTCGGGGTGGCTCACTCCCATCCTTCGGGGAACTTCAACCCCTCGCACGAGGACTTGCTCCACGCCACGGGGAAGATCATGGTGATCATGGGGTACCCCTACGCCACTGTCGACAACCTGGGGGTCTACAACCACAAGGGGGAGAGGATCCCCTTTGAAGTAGTGTGA